One genomic segment of Bdellovibrionales bacterium includes these proteins:
- the hflX gene encoding GTPase HflX, with translation MQDKSNIKNAVLVGIQLPNVSVQDLDGSMRELKGLVTTLGYQVIGQVTQKRKSDRSASILGKGKLKELALWTGGSGEVSMMVDRKLNKAAIKWKEEDEDEDREDKNRLDDDTQSWEWSGSPIEEVQEEEFTAISEEEMGTAQIVVVDTDLSPSQLRNLESAVGVPVLDRTGVIIEIFSRHARTRAARLQVEIARLTYVAPRLRKTGGGEDRLGGGVGGKGAGESKLELDKRKIRDRIKELKSELASIGNEHQVRQARRGQELTVAIVGYTNAGKSSLMRAMTGSEVLVADKLFATLDTTIRPLHPESRPKILLSDTVGFIKKLPHDLVASFKSTLDEALSASLLLFVVDAADNSFRSQLEVTRNVLAEVGVDDTPSLLVLNKRDRISEAQAAELSKEFPDAVLISTRNQEDLLQLRNRVIGFFETNMSDEEIFVPYTVDGVIGEIRGKMRVLSESYDEAGVTLKVRGTSEDFSRVRKMVGKPSN, from the coding sequence ATGCAAGATAAATCAAATATAAAAAATGCAGTTCTAGTTGGCATCCAATTGCCAAATGTCAGCGTCCAGGATCTTGATGGCTCCATGCGGGAGCTCAAGGGTTTGGTGACGACTTTGGGATACCAGGTCATAGGACAAGTCACACAAAAAAGGAAATCTGATCGATCCGCTTCTATTCTTGGCAAAGGAAAATTAAAGGAATTGGCTCTGTGGACTGGCGGTTCGGGCGAAGTTAGCATGATGGTCGACCGCAAGCTCAATAAGGCGGCGATCAAATGGAAAGAGGAAGACGAAGACGAAGATCGAGAAGACAAAAATCGACTCGACGATGACACTCAATCTTGGGAATGGAGTGGTTCACCTATTGAGGAAGTGCAGGAGGAGGAATTCACTGCGATTTCTGAGGAAGAAATGGGAACTGCACAAATTGTGGTTGTTGACACGGATCTTTCGCCGTCTCAATTGCGAAACTTAGAAAGTGCGGTTGGTGTTCCTGTTCTTGATCGCACGGGGGTTATCATCGAGATTTTTAGTCGTCATGCTCGTACGAGAGCTGCCCGTTTGCAAGTGGAGATCGCAAGGCTCACGTATGTGGCTCCGCGCTTGCGAAAAACCGGAGGCGGTGAGGATCGCTTGGGCGGTGGAGTGGGGGGCAAAGGTGCAGGCGAAAGTAAATTAGAGCTCGACAAGAGGAAGATTCGTGATCGCATCAAGGAATTGAAATCAGAATTGGCTTCCATCGGCAATGAGCACCAAGTCAGACAGGCGCGAAGGGGGCAGGAATTGACTGTTGCAATTGTGGGTTACACCAATGCAGGGAAGTCTTCTCTGATGCGAGCGATGACGGGAAGTGAAGTCTTGGTTGCTGACAAACTGTTTGCGACTTTAGATACGACAATTCGTCCTTTGCATCCTGAAAGTCGTCCTAAAATTTTATTGTCAGACACAGTGGGATTTATAAAAAAGCTGCCCCATGACTTAGTTGCTTCTTTTAAATCCACTTTGGATGAGGCACTAAGTGCCTCTCTGTTGCTTTTTGTCGTCGATGCGGCGGATAATTCTTTTCGTTCTCAGTTGGAAGTGACAAGAAATGTGTTAGCCGAGGTTGGAGTTGATGATACGCCAAGTTTGCTGGTTCTCAACAAGAGAGATCGTATTAGCGAAGCTCAGGCTGCTGAGCTTAGCAAGGAGTTTCCCGACGCAGTGTTAATATCAACTCGAAATCAAGAAGATCTTTTGCAATTGAGAAATCGGGTGATTGGCTTTTTTGAAACAAATATGTCAGATGAGGAAATTTTTGTCCCCTACACCGTCGATGGAGTCATTGGGGAGATTCGTGGAAAAATGCGAGTTCTCAGCGAATCCTACGATGAAGCTGGAGTCACACTCAAAGTGAGGGGGACATCCGAAGATTTTTCTAGAGTGAGAAAAATGGTGGGAAAGCCTAGCAACTGA
- a CDS encoding serine/threonine protein kinase codes for MENKSYEVFGKYILLEKLAAGGMAEVFLSRAPGTSGIGKFVAIKRILPQFYDTQEFIDMFKDEAKIAINLSHSNVVSIYEFGVEKDQFYLVMDYVEGRNLRQILNKMKKSNSTFSIDQIIYICKEVAGGLDHAHRCHDGTTGKPLNITHRDMSPQNIMISYEGEVKIVDFGIAKAESQLETTRAGTLKGKFGYMSPEQAEGQPVDLRTDIFSLGTVLWELLANDRLFIANNEINTLRKIRECQIPSLRKINPNIHAELERVVQKALARDRNLRYQTAAAMHRDLSRYLNRQFPDFSPHDFSVFVKTLFSDEIIEARKHLIDYSKVSFDSLGVQNQERDNSGQRTVTGPSPTSQASTSGPRLQSLPAPEGAVPIIKGESTSTNTQSHGGNSTPDDRNTLSDSNLSMNAIDQDAVTGSIRMKETTSVATVQPASANKEILAKQKLSQNLRAIVDKATESDVIEPKSRQGTKTHPAHQSIKLKGGLNAQEPIYQQRPVLSNDRNPSKSVERYNEGENNSNPDDEAIASAVRLHQQMNQTNQDTGSSDNFIQNPNAMEPTIDENQLVLQNRSNPNSRYTANADLEESGSGRKLLNIATGGLLALFIYAFAAKFYTAQMTPLIRILDPHLSVLHSAIGIDTRQTTYSSKEPLKEPKVKAPTQEGGIVNQTVAPPIAPDLSTDPSGINPDSGLESQPSVPSDLLITSTPSGAEIYINGASLGRVTPSKVKVPSNEKFMITLKRGGYIDYERQDLLKSEVGIKFAATLQKALVGYLNIDVIPPRAAKIYINGQKLSGEMLPIFNYAVPAETWIVVRAEEPVGSLVAEEKIYLSRDQKRSLTLYLKKKSRTKRQGNTE; via the coding sequence GTGGAGAATAAGTCCTACGAAGTTTTCGGAAAGTATATCCTCCTCGAAAAGCTTGCTGCGGGCGGCATGGCTGAGGTGTTTCTTTCACGGGCTCCCGGAACGAGTGGCATTGGCAAGTTTGTCGCCATAAAGCGAATTCTCCCCCAGTTTTACGATACTCAAGAATTTATTGATATGTTTAAGGATGAGGCAAAAATCGCCATTAACCTCTCTCATAGCAACGTCGTCAGCATTTATGAATTTGGAGTTGAAAAGGATCAATTTTACCTTGTTATGGACTATGTCGAAGGACGAAATCTTCGCCAAATCCTCAATAAGATGAAAAAATCCAACAGCACCTTTTCGATCGATCAGATTATTTATATCTGCAAAGAAGTTGCGGGTGGCTTGGATCATGCCCACCGTTGCCATGATGGGACGACTGGAAAACCCCTCAACATCACTCACCGAGACATGAGTCCCCAAAACATCATGATCAGCTATGAGGGCGAGGTAAAGATCGTTGATTTCGGTATTGCTAAAGCCGAAAGCCAACTAGAAACAACTCGAGCAGGTACACTCAAGGGAAAATTCGGCTACATGAGCCCAGAGCAAGCGGAAGGACAACCAGTTGATTTGCGGACTGATATTTTTTCTTTGGGAACCGTGCTCTGGGAACTCTTGGCCAATGATCGACTATTCATCGCCAATAACGAAATCAACACCCTCCGAAAAATTCGCGAATGTCAGATCCCTAGCTTGCGCAAGATCAATCCAAATATTCATGCAGAATTAGAGAGAGTCGTTCAGAAGGCTCTGGCACGGGACCGCAATCTCCGGTATCAAACGGCTGCGGCCATGCACAGAGATCTTAGTCGCTATCTCAATCGCCAGTTTCCTGATTTTTCTCCCCACGATTTTTCAGTCTTTGTTAAAACTCTCTTTTCAGATGAAATCATTGAAGCGCGCAAACATCTTATTGATTACTCGAAAGTGAGCTTTGATTCACTTGGCGTTCAAAACCAAGAGCGTGATAACTCTGGTCAAAGAACAGTCACAGGACCTAGCCCAACCTCACAAGCATCCACCAGCGGCCCCAGACTACAGAGCCTTCCGGCACCTGAAGGTGCTGTGCCAATTATAAAAGGAGAATCCACCTCCACAAATACGCAATCACATGGTGGTAATTCTACCCCAGATGACCGAAACACCTTGTCTGATTCAAATTTATCCATGAATGCAATTGATCAGGATGCGGTTACCGGTTCTATTCGAATGAAAGAAACTACATCCGTTGCGACTGTTCAGCCAGCCTCCGCCAATAAGGAAATCTTAGCAAAACAAAAATTGAGTCAAAACCTAAGGGCCATCGTCGACAAGGCCACAGAATCAGACGTGATAGAACCGAAATCTCGACAAGGCACTAAAACACACCCAGCCCATCAATCAATCAAGTTGAAGGGAGGGCTAAATGCTCAAGAACCCATTTACCAGCAACGTCCTGTCTTATCTAACGATCGGAATCCATCCAAGTCAGTAGAGCGATACAACGAAGGTGAAAACAACTCCAATCCAGATGATGAGGCAATTGCAAGCGCCGTGAGGCTTCACCAACAGATGAATCAAACCAATCAAGATACCGGTTCATCCGACAATTTTATCCAAAATCCGAATGCGATGGAACCCACTATTGATGAAAATCAACTTGTCTTGCAGAATCGATCAAACCCCAATTCACGGTACACTGCAAACGCGGATCTTGAAGAATCTGGATCTGGTCGCAAGCTTCTCAATATCGCTACAGGCGGGTTGTTGGCGCTCTTCATTTACGCGTTTGCGGCCAAGTTTTACACTGCCCAAATGACCCCTCTCATCAGAATTCTCGATCCTCATTTAAGCGTTCTCCATTCTGCCATAGGAATCGATACTCGACAGACAACCTATTCGAGCAAGGAGCCTCTGAAAGAACCAAAGGTGAAGGCTCCAACTCAAGAAGGCGGAATTGTCAACCAGACGGTAGCTCCCCCTATCGCTCCGGACCTCTCAACAGACCCGTCTGGCATTAATCCTGATTCAGGCTTGGAAAGCCAACCTTCTGTGCCGAGTGATCTCTTAATTACGAGCACGCCATCGGGTGCCGAGATTTATATCAATGGAGCAAGCTTGGGAAGAGTTACTCCAAGCAAAGTCAAAGTCCCGAGCAATGAAAAATTCATGATTACTCTTAAACGAGGTGGATACATTGACTACGAGAGACAGGATCTCCTCAAATCCGAGGTTGGCATTAAGTTCGCTGCCACTCTACAAAAGGCTTTGGTCGGATACCTAAATATCGATGTGATACCTCCACGTGCGGCAAAAATTTACATTAATGGACAAAAGCTTTCGGGAGAAATGCTTCCCATTTTTAACTATGCAGTCCCAGCAGAAACGTGGATTGTCGTTCGCGCTGAAGAACCAGTTGGCTCGCTCGTGGCAGAAGAAAAAATCTATCTCTCACGAGACCAAAAACGCAGCTTGACCCTCTATTTAAAGAAGAAATCGCGAACCAAGCGGCAGGGAAATACGGAGTGA
- a CDS encoding NAD(+)/NADH kinase — MANNLKPNSKKIENVLIVYRQGTTKARKVAIELVSWLKAKGRDTFGTQDQNWPEDMNITATSNLDTIDLVIVLGGDGTYLEAVRHLQGRKVPILGVNMGSLGFLTETRLETLYENLELTLSGKMEMRPRSMIQVTTQQENKVITQRTALNDIVIERGGGGHMITLSTYCENRHVCDYKADGLIIATPTGSTAYNLASGGPILHPEVRSLVVTPICPHSLTNRPIIFPDDKILTFKIKKGRHDAVLTVDGQFVCNLTHLDEVSVRRDACDHFVLRRPSHNYFDLLREKLNFGSRAVF, encoded by the coding sequence ATGGCAAACAATTTGAAACCCAACAGCAAGAAGATTGAAAATGTCCTGATTGTCTACAGACAGGGAACCACAAAGGCCCGTAAAGTTGCAATCGAATTGGTTTCTTGGCTAAAGGCCAAGGGAAGAGACACATTCGGAACCCAGGATCAGAATTGGCCAGAGGATATGAACATTACAGCGACCTCAAACCTAGACACAATTGATCTCGTTATTGTGCTCGGAGGAGATGGAACCTACCTCGAAGCTGTGAGGCACTTGCAAGGGAGGAAAGTACCAATTTTAGGAGTCAACATGGGATCCTTGGGATTTCTAACTGAAACTCGCCTCGAAACCTTATATGAAAATCTAGAGTTGACTCTCTCCGGTAAAATGGAAATGCGCCCCAGGTCTATGATTCAAGTCACCACACAGCAAGAAAATAAGGTCATCACTCAGCGCACAGCCCTCAATGACATTGTCATCGAACGTGGCGGTGGAGGGCACATGATCACATTATCAACCTATTGCGAAAACCGCCATGTCTGTGACTACAAGGCGGATGGGCTCATCATTGCAACTCCCACAGGATCGACGGCTTACAACTTGGCCTCTGGTGGTCCCATCCTCCACCCAGAGGTCAGGTCGCTGGTCGTTACGCCTATCTGTCCTCATAGCCTGACAAATCGACCCATCATTTTTCCTGATGATAAAATTCTCACCTTTAAAATAAAAAAGGGGCGTCACGATGCAGTGCTTACCGTCGATGGACAATTTGTTTGCAATCTCACTCATTTAGATGAGGTCTCCGTTCGAAGGGATGCTTGCGATCATTTTGTTTTGCGCCGCCCAAGTCATAATTATTTTGACCTTCTCCGTGAGAAGTTAAATTTTGGCTCGCGAGCAGTCTTCTGA
- the recN gene encoding DNA repair protein RecN, with the protein MLVELKVTNFAIIGSLSLQFQPGLNILSGETGAGKSILLKSLALLMGDKSYAESVRSGAEFATIEGAFDLEDRSDVIDRLHELGIDTSDDQLVIRRLISPQGRSRVYLNGGLTALNSLREIVTPLLEVNGHYGAPLIEMTGQHDNRHLYSKSYHLDILDRFAGTWELRKEVHAKFDELKAMSQRLQQFKEDRLKRDERLNFLTFQRDELSQLNIVPGEEDELQSRFNRAKNSSRLADFCSQSEDSLYGDDESVLVRIHRILQRGQEICAVDEDLIKKLEPLQSAKTLIEEAVYEFREYGRSLEIEPGELQNLEERISYCRRLMKKYGGNVSHLMEKLTQIVSEIDSLENFDESLANFEQKERELTAALNILAEELHSKRVKASVPLSKQVNKELFDLNMKGVLFGVSVTQLSKPSPTGLSDVEFTTSSGANDGPRPLAKFASGGELSRILLALKRVVGLSDLPRTYLFDEVDAGVSGMTAEKVGRKLKSIAKGQQIICVTHLPQVAAYADHHFFIHKSPGKTKIEVEVKYLNKSDDRIGEIARLISGEKITKTSRDHARQLLQDSEASI; encoded by the coding sequence ATGCTAGTTGAACTGAAGGTCACGAACTTCGCAATAATAGGATCTCTTAGCTTGCAGTTCCAGCCCGGATTAAATATTCTCAGTGGCGAAACGGGGGCCGGAAAATCAATTTTACTTAAAAGCCTCGCTTTATTGATGGGTGATAAGTCTTACGCCGAGAGCGTGCGAAGTGGTGCCGAGTTTGCTACAATCGAAGGAGCCTTCGACCTCGAAGACCGATCCGACGTTATAGATCGCCTGCATGAACTCGGAATTGATACCTCCGACGATCAGCTGGTCATTCGACGCTTGATTTCACCGCAGGGACGCAGCAGAGTTTATTTGAATGGGGGCCTTACGGCTCTAAATAGTCTGAGAGAAATTGTTACTCCCTTGCTTGAAGTGAACGGACATTATGGTGCCCCCTTAATTGAAATGACGGGACAGCATGACAATCGGCACCTTTATTCAAAATCCTACCATCTTGATATCTTGGATCGCTTTGCTGGAACTTGGGAACTGAGAAAAGAAGTTCATGCCAAATTTGATGAGCTGAAGGCCATGAGTCAACGCCTCCAACAATTTAAAGAGGATCGTCTCAAAAGAGATGAGCGCCTGAATTTTTTGACCTTCCAGAGAGATGAACTCTCTCAATTAAATATTGTGCCGGGAGAGGAAGACGAATTACAATCTCGTTTTAATCGCGCTAAGAACTCCAGCCGTCTCGCTGACTTCTGCTCCCAAAGCGAGGACAGCCTCTATGGCGATGACGAATCCGTTTTGGTTCGAATCCATCGCATTTTACAAAGAGGTCAAGAAATTTGCGCCGTCGATGAAGACTTAATCAAAAAGCTCGAACCTCTCCAGTCAGCAAAAACCCTGATTGAAGAGGCTGTTTATGAATTCCGCGAATACGGGCGTAGCCTTGAAATCGAACCCGGAGAACTTCAGAATCTTGAGGAGCGAATTTCGTATTGTCGCCGACTCATGAAAAAATATGGGGGAAACGTTTCTCACCTTATGGAGAAACTCACCCAGATCGTGTCTGAAATTGACTCCCTAGAAAATTTTGATGAGTCTCTGGCAAATTTTGAACAGAAGGAAAGGGAGCTAACTGCGGCTCTCAATATCCTCGCCGAAGAACTTCATTCTAAGAGGGTAAAGGCGAGTGTTCCATTGAGCAAACAGGTTAATAAGGAACTCTTTGATCTCAATATGAAGGGAGTCTTGTTTGGAGTCAGTGTAACTCAACTCTCAAAACCCAGCCCAACAGGACTCAGCGACGTTGAATTCACAACCTCTTCTGGAGCCAACGATGGACCTCGACCACTGGCAAAATTTGCCAGTGGCGGCGAACTCAGTCGGATCCTTCTCGCTCTCAAAAGGGTTGTAGGACTTTCTGATCTTCCTCGGACCTACCTGTTTGACGAAGTCGATGCTGGTGTCAGCGGCATGACCGCTGAAAAAGTGGGACGAAAATTAAAGTCCATTGCAAAGGGCCAACAAATCATTTGTGTGACTCATCTTCCTCAAGTGGCAGCTTATGCTGACCATCACTTTTTCATCCATAAAAGTCCTGGCAAAACAAAAATTGAAGTAGAAGTCAAATATTTGAACAAGAGTGACGACCGGATTGGAGAAATTGCGCGTCTTATCTCGGGAGAGAAGATAACCAAAACGAGCCGAGACCATGCCCGACAATTGCTTCAAGATTCAGAAGCATCGATTTGA
- a CDS encoding long-chain fatty acid--CoA ligase translates to MSQTIIHFLLDARKRPPEHAAVTFKTGHSWIRWSWRDLYREVESLACFLSLRGLGRGDHIAILSSTRIEWYIADLAILGLGAVTVPLYTSTHENEIHQLLNHAEVKYLLCENQEALSKWEKIKNKCSEVKGVMVFSEGSIEDTTWTGWREAITTGRRFCQKEPDFFEKSIRNVKSEDLATIIYTSGTTDHPKGVALTHSQIMSEVTELFSLISVDHRDISLSFLPFAHILGRVESWGSLYSGFTMSFAENFETIGKNIQEIRPTILIGVPRVYEKIYYGIQTQIESNPFRHQVFKWAIKAGQKFSLYRLSKSSPPIFDLGPYLIAKKFIFDPLKKKLGGRLRFAISDGAPLNENISRFFHLAGILILEGYGLTETTAAVTINTPLEYELGTVGKPFGDVKIKLAEDGEILIKSTKILKEYYKNPAGTTEAKTHEGYLKTGDIGEWTHSGFLRITDRKKNLIKTSGGKYINPDRLEAILKTNRYISHALIHGDRRKYIVCLITLDSNAISEFIIKKMIQIKDGEHPSQNPQVIEIIREAVAEANLELASFESIKNFAVLPNDFSVATGELTPSMKIRRRFCDEKYKDVLDGLYGIDKEIV, encoded by the coding sequence ATGAGTCAAACGATAATCCACTTTCTCTTGGATGCGCGCAAGCGGCCACCTGAGCATGCGGCGGTCACTTTTAAAACAGGACATTCTTGGATCCGTTGGAGCTGGCGAGACCTTTACCGAGAGGTGGAATCCCTGGCGTGTTTTCTGAGTCTTCGCGGTCTTGGTCGAGGCGATCACATAGCCATTCTTTCATCGACAAGAATTGAATGGTACATCGCAGATTTGGCCATTCTGGGATTAGGAGCCGTTACGGTCCCTTTATATACGTCTACTCACGAAAATGAAATCCATCAGCTCCTGAATCACGCAGAGGTCAAATACCTGCTCTGCGAAAACCAAGAGGCTCTTTCAAAATGGGAAAAAATCAAAAATAAGTGCTCTGAAGTCAAGGGAGTGATGGTTTTCAGTGAAGGCTCAATCGAAGACACGACTTGGACAGGGTGGCGGGAAGCCATCACCACAGGTCGTCGCTTTTGTCAAAAAGAGCCAGATTTTTTCGAAAAATCAATTCGAAATGTCAAAAGTGAAGACCTTGCCACGATCATTTATACTTCAGGAACAACTGATCATCCAAAGGGCGTCGCACTTACGCATTCCCAAATCATGAGCGAAGTGACTGAACTTTTTTCCCTTATATCGGTCGATCATCGGGATATTTCGCTCAGTTTTCTTCCATTTGCCCATATTTTAGGTCGAGTGGAGAGCTGGGGATCACTTTACTCAGGCTTCACGATGAGTTTTGCTGAGAATTTTGAAACAATTGGAAAGAATATTCAGGAAATTCGACCCACCATTCTCATTGGAGTTCCGCGAGTATATGAAAAGATCTATTACGGAATTCAAACTCAAATCGAATCAAATCCTTTCCGACATCAGGTTTTTAAATGGGCGATTAAAGCAGGCCAAAAATTCAGTTTGTATCGACTGAGCAAGTCGAGTCCTCCCATTTTTGATCTGGGCCCGTATCTGATTGCAAAAAAATTCATTTTTGATCCGTTAAAAAAGAAACTTGGTGGAAGATTGCGTTTTGCCATATCAGATGGCGCTCCTCTTAATGAGAACATATCTCGCTTTTTTCACCTGGCGGGAATATTGATTCTTGAGGGTTACGGTCTCACCGAAACAACAGCAGCGGTCACAATCAACACTCCTCTCGAATATGAACTCGGGACTGTCGGCAAGCCCTTTGGAGACGTAAAGATAAAGCTGGCAGAGGATGGAGAAATTCTCATCAAATCTACAAAGATATTGAAGGAATACTACAAGAATCCCGCTGGAACAACTGAAGCAAAAACTCATGAAGGCTATCTTAAAACGGGCGATATCGGTGAATGGACTCATTCAGGATTCTTACGTATAACTGACCGAAAAAAGAATTTGATTAAAACCTCAGGAGGGAAATATATCAACCCTGATCGTCTTGAAGCGATTCTCAAAACGAATAGATATATTTCTCATGCACTTATTCACGGCGATCGTCGAAAATACATTGTTTGCTTAATTACTCTTGATTCAAATGCTATTTCCGAATTCATTATCAAAAAAATGATCCAGATAAAGGATGGAGAGCATCCTTCACAGAATCCACAGGTCATTGAAATTATCCGCGAGGCAGTTGCTGAGGCTAATTTGGAGCTGGCTAGCTTTGAGTCAATCAAGAATTTTGCAGTATTGCCCAACGACTTCTCTGTCGCAACGGGAGAGCTCACTCCAAGCATGAAGATCCGACGTCGATTTTGTGATGAGAAATACAAAGACGTATTAGATGGACTTTACGGAATCGACAAAGAAATCGTGTGA
- a CDS encoding dephospho-CoA kinase, giving the protein MKWIGLTGGIASGKSTAARILREMGHSVVDADALARLVVAKNGPAYREVLSVFGPDFVDGNGDLDRKKLGQIVFADKKKRVQLEQIVHPKVKSLALLEKSRLETEGKNIAFYDVPLLYEKNLEAEFDAVLLIYAPESIQIERMMIRNGYSESEARERMQAQIPIEQKLLRSPHVVMNTGKIEDLKMEIKKILGEIGS; this is encoded by the coding sequence ATGAAATGGATTGGATTAACAGGGGGCATCGCCTCCGGAAAATCGACCGCTGCTCGAATTCTTCGCGAGATGGGGCACTCTGTTGTTGATGCGGATGCTCTTGCCCGACTTGTGGTAGCGAAGAATGGCCCAGCCTATAGGGAAGTTCTTTCCGTATTTGGACCTGATTTTGTTGATGGCAATGGTGATTTGGATCGCAAAAAATTGGGTCAGATAGTTTTTGCAGATAAAAAAAAGCGTGTTCAATTGGAACAGATTGTTCATCCCAAAGTGAAATCTTTGGCTCTCCTTGAAAAGTCTCGACTTGAGACGGAGGGAAAGAACATTGCGTTTTATGATGTGCCGCTGCTGTATGAGAAAAATCTAGAAGCTGAATTTGATGCTGTTCTGCTCATTTATGCTCCTGAGTCGATTCAAATTGAACGAATGATGATTCGCAACGGCTATTCTGAAAGCGAAGCTCGTGAGCGGATGCAGGCTCAGATTCCGATTGAGCAGAAACTTCTGCGATCGCCTCATGTTGTGATGAATACGGGGAAGATTGAGGATTTGAAAATGGAAATCAAAAAAATTCTCGGAGAGATAGGATCTTAA